In a single window of the Aridibaculum aurantiacum genome:
- a CDS encoding dihydrolipoamide acetyltransferase family protein, with the protein MALVDLVMPKLGESIMEATILKWTKKPGEQVKQDETLLEIATDKVDSEVPSTAEGVVAEILFQENDVVPIGTVIARIETNANGAASPAPQAAPAQAPQQNTEEEKAAEEVPFVQAASSPAPAPSGTNNKFYSPLVLNIANSEGVSMSELEKIPGTGNEGRVTKKDILQYVQDKKSGKAPAQQEQPQQQAQPQQQAEQPKADTSVAAPPASAPMAPAVIEEKAQPQEYTAPTGNVEIIEMDRMRKMIAKHMVMSKATSPHVTSFAEADVTNMVVWRNRVKSQFEKQEGTKITFTPLFIECITKVIKRFPYINCSVEGDRIILKKDINIGMATALPSGNLIVPVIRNADYLNLVGLSKSVNSLADSARNNRLKPDDTAGGTFTMTNVGTFGSLMGTPIINQPQVAILAVGAIKKRPVVLETPEGDAIGIRHMMYLSLSYDHRVVDGSIGASFLTEVAKEFENWDINRKW; encoded by the coding sequence ATGGCCTTAGTTGATCTTGTAATGCCTAAACTAGGCGAAAGTATAATGGAAGCTACCATTCTGAAATGGACAAAGAAACCTGGTGAGCAGGTAAAACAGGATGAGACGTTACTTGAAATTGCAACTGATAAAGTGGACAGCGAAGTACCTTCTACAGCTGAAGGTGTGGTAGCTGAGATCCTTTTCCAGGAGAACGATGTAGTACCTATTGGTACTGTTATAGCTCGTATAGAAACCAACGCAAATGGTGCTGCCTCTCCTGCTCCACAGGCTGCACCGGCCCAGGCACCACAACAAAATACTGAAGAAGAAAAAGCAGCAGAAGAAGTGCCTTTTGTACAAGCTGCCTCATCGCCGGCTCCTGCACCTTCAGGAACAAACAACAAATTCTACAGCCCATTGGTGCTGAACATTGCCAATAGCGAAGGCGTATCAATGAGCGAACTAGAGAAAATTCCGGGTACAGGCAATGAAGGAAGGGTTACCAAAAAAGATATTCTCCAGTATGTACAAGATAAAAAATCAGGTAAAGCCCCTGCCCAGCAAGAGCAGCCACAACAACAGGCGCAACCGCAGCAGCAGGCAGAACAGCCTAAAGCCGATACTTCTGTAGCGGCACCTCCTGCTTCAGCTCCTATGGCGCCAGCCGTTATAGAAGAAAAAGCACAACCTCAAGAGTACACTGCTCCTACTGGTAATGTAGAAATCATAGAAATGGATCGCATGCGCAAGATGATTGCCAAGCACATGGTGATGAGCAAGGCAACCAGCCCGCACGTTACCAGCTTTGCTGAAGCAGATGTGACCAACATGGTGGTATGGCGCAACCGCGTAAAGAGCCAGTTCGAGAAGCAAGAGGGCACGAAGATTACCTTCACACCGCTATTCATCGAGTGCATCACCAAAGTGATCAAGCGCTTTCCTTACATCAACTGCTCTGTAGAAGGTGATCGCATCATCCTAAAAAAAGACATCAATATAGGAATGGCTACTGCCTTACCTAGTGGTAACCTGATCGTTCCGGTTATACGCAATGCAGATTACCTGAACCTGGTTGGCCTGAGCAAATCTGTCAATTCACTTGCTGATAGTGCCCGCAACAACCGCCTGAAACCAGACGATACTGCAGGTGGCACTTTCACTATGACCAACGTTGGCACCTTTGGAAGCCTGATGGGAACTCCAATCATCAACCAGCCACAGGTAGCTATACTTGCTGTCGGCGCTATAAAAAAACGTCCGGTAGTTTTAGAAACCCCTGAAGGTGATGCCATAGGAATTCGTCACATGATGTACCTGTCGCTTAGCTACGACCACCGCGTAGTTGATGGCAGCATCGGCGCCAGCTTCCTTACTGAAGTAGCTAAGGAATTTGAAAACTGGGACATCAACCGCAAATGGTAG
- a CDS encoding DUF2130 domain-containing protein yields MSTLMISCPSCLAKFEPGEAFMKDFETQARQKMATEWQKLKAEVDKDKLAIQQQKEQLAKQQQQQEQEIQHRLQVEKQKLQQELQDSIRKSVASDFENQLKMLQQSLNDGEEKLKEARRKELEFMQKEQALKVKQEELELEMQKRFMQEREKLSVEIREVEKLKIQQIEDEFKLRLAEKEKQLEDQKKLAEEMRRKAEQGSMQLQGEVQELMLEEILRTGFPFDKIVPVGKGVRGADCIQVVCNPFGNECGKIIYESKRTKDFANDWIDKLKADMRSQGADIAVIVTQALPKDMERFGEKDGVYICTFAEVRSLSAVLRTSIQKVFALTCSQENKGEKMNMLYDYLTSNEFAEQWNAIREGFMSMRMSIQKERDAMERLWKAREKQLEKVLLNAAHIRGSIEGIAGADAVNLNLLEENDTILVD; encoded by the coding sequence ATGTCCACATTAATGATTAGTTGCCCAAGTTGCCTCGCCAAGTTTGAACCAGGAGAAGCTTTCATGAAAGATTTTGAAACACAGGCTCGCCAAAAAATGGCGACGGAATGGCAAAAGCTAAAGGCGGAAGTAGACAAAGACAAACTAGCCATTCAACAACAGAAAGAACAACTGGCAAAACAACAGCAGCAGCAGGAGCAGGAAATTCAACACCGATTACAGGTAGAAAAGCAAAAGCTGCAGCAGGAACTGCAGGATAGCATCCGCAAATCTGTAGCCTCAGATTTTGAGAACCAGCTAAAGATGCTGCAACAATCGCTGAACGATGGTGAAGAGAAGCTGAAGGAAGCAAGACGTAAAGAGCTGGAATTCATGCAGAAAGAGCAGGCACTTAAAGTAAAGCAGGAGGAGCTGGAGCTGGAAATGCAAAAACGTTTTATGCAGGAAAGAGAGAAACTTTCGGTAGAAATCCGCGAGGTGGAGAAACTGAAGATACAGCAGATAGAAGATGAGTTTAAGCTACGGCTTGCAGAGAAAGAGAAACAACTGGAGGACCAGAAGAAGCTGGCAGAGGAAATGCGCCGCAAAGCTGAACAAGGCAGCATGCAACTGCAGGGTGAGGTCCAGGAGCTGATGCTGGAAGAGATCCTGCGCACCGGTTTTCCATTTGATAAAATAGTACCTGTGGGCAAAGGAGTACGTGGTGCAGATTGTATCCAGGTGGTATGCAACCCCTTTGGTAACGAGTGTGGGAAGATCATTTACGAGAGCAAGCGTACCAAAGACTTTGCCAACGACTGGATAGATAAACTGAAAGCGGATATGCGTTCGCAGGGTGCAGATATTGCAGTAATTGTAACTCAGGCTCTGCCCAAAGACATGGAAAGGTTTGGTGAAAAAGATGGTGTATATATCTGCACATTTGCTGAAGTAAGAAGCCTTTCTGCTGTTCTCCGTACAAGTATTCAAAAGGTTTTTGCACTTACCTGTAGCCAGGAAAACAAGGGTGAAAAGATGAACATGCTGTACGACTATCTCACCAGCAATGAATTTGCAGAGCAGTGGAACGCGATCAGGGAAGGTTTTATGAGCATGCGCATGAGCATTCAAAAAGAGCGCGATGCAATGGAGCGGCTATGGAAAGCACGTGAAAAGCAGTTGGAAAAAGTGTTGCTGAATGCGGCACACATCCGTGGTTCTATAGAAGGTATAGCCGGGGCCGATGCAGTGAACCTGAACCTGCTGGAAGAAAATGACACCATACTGGTAGATTAA
- a CDS encoding zinc-dependent peptidase, with protein sequence MLLIQYNQTTEPSGGLDALLGCIIFGCVIYALAATIHYLEARHRRIGYQKHIIQAQPDYLVYYGWNLGIKRPEIEKILNKYFPYYQSLSEPLKFRFTRRLENFMSEKIFIIRHHEGFKEMPVLMSAAAIQISFGLKRYMLPFFRYIQIHPEAYFADDSLRILAGHVQGQTITVAWNHFLTNYQYADGINVGLHEMAHALYYQHMIADLMKHRPFVDNFNEVMERCEKNYYTARMNAHQLFTDNAFKDLQEFWAESLEIFFEKPVQMKLFYPDLFQGLCTLLQQDPANKRTPLLQGERKIWQQLPFLNRKIA encoded by the coding sequence ATGCTACTTATTCAATATAACCAGACTACAGAGCCATCAGGTGGTTTAGACGCCTTGTTAGGATGCATCATTTTTGGTTGCGTGATCTATGCACTTGCTGCCACTATTCATTATTTAGAAGCCAGGCACCGCAGGATCGGCTACCAAAAACATATTATCCAGGCGCAGCCCGACTACCTGGTGTACTATGGCTGGAACCTCGGCATCAAAAGGCCGGAGATAGAAAAGATCCTGAACAAATATTTCCCTTACTACCAGTCGCTGAGTGAGCCGCTCAAGTTCCGGTTCACCAGGCGGCTGGAGAATTTCATGAGCGAAAAGATCTTCATCATCCGCCACCACGAAGGTTTTAAAGAAATGCCGGTGCTGATGAGCGCAGCTGCCATCCAGATAAGCTTTGGGCTTAAGCGGTACATGCTGCCTTTCTTCCGGTACATACAAATACATCCCGAAGCCTACTTTGCTGACGATTCTTTGCGCATACTGGCTGGCCATGTGCAGGGGCAAACAATTACGGTAGCTTGGAATCATTTTCTAACCAACTACCAATATGCCGACGGTATAAATGTAGGACTGCACGAAATGGCGCATGCTCTTTATTACCAGCACATGATTGCAGACCTGATGAAGCACCGACCTTTTGTTGACAACTTCAACGAAGTGATGGAGAGATGCGAGAAGAATTACTACACCGCCAGGATGAACGCGCACCAGCTTTTTACCGATAATGCTTTCAAGGATCTACAGGAGTTTTGGGCTGAAAGCCTGGAGATCTTCTTTGAAAAACCTGTGCAGATGAAGCTTTTCTACCCTGATCTTTTCCAGGGATTGTGTACCCTGCTA